The genomic DNA GGACCGGCACTGCTTTAGGATTATCAGTCTGCAAAACATGCGGTGATGTATATAAATTTACAAGTTCCTTTCTAACATGATACGGCATACCTATGTATGGCTGTACAGTAAATGAATCGGAACACTCCTCTACTGGCTTGTTGACCCATGCGTTTCCCGCGTTAGTGATGATATTATCTTTACGGGCAGGACTAAATACATAAGGGGTCTCAATATCCCCCCGGATCAGCATACGACCTATTCTTGCCGTTCCGTCCCTGCCTGTCACCTCAAAAAAACGTGTCAATTTATCTCTCCTCTTATTAAGTTTCAGAACTACTAATAGCTACATAAGATATATTCTTTATCGATATTTACATCTCACGAGTATTAGTTTAAAATGCGTTATAATTCATATTTTCTCTCTATCTGTGCCATTAGTTGTTAATTAAGCGTATTTTCGTTATTTCCGTTAACAACGTACAATATTATATGCGCTTATGTTATATTGTGGTGTGATCCTATGGCACAAAAAGGAAGCAAAGGAGAAATGACAGTCAGGGAAGCCGGCAAGAAAGGCGGCGAAACGACTAAGAAGAGATATGGCGAAGGCTACTATGAAAGCATAGGAAAAAAAGGCGGACAGAAAGTACGTGAACTTATAGAAAGAGGCAAAGAGGCGATGAAAAAGTAGGAAATTAGCCTACTTTTAATTGAGTTCACTGATTTTACCAGAT from Methanooceanicella nereidis includes the following:
- a CDS encoding Em GEA1 (EM1), yielding MAQKGSKGEMTVREAGKKGGETTKKRYGEGYYESIGKKGGQKVRELIERGKEAMKK